GAGAAAAAGTTAAGCTACATATACTGTACATGAAGGATTCAAAATTCCATAGTTGAGAGAGACTAATCAGATCGCATTAAACTCTAATTACACAAATAAAACCGTATCCAAAACCATAGACAGGCTTacaaaaacaaagcaaaaaTTTAGGAGTGTCATCAGAAAAGTTTTATCTTCTTATAGTCGCACATTCAAAGGTTTTCATTCTCTCTGGTATCATCTCCTCTCTTCTTGGAAGATTTATTTTAGCCAAGAAGGGTCACCAGAGGGAAAACTTGTCTTTTAGTCTCGTGAACGTACACACCAGAGGAAAGACAACAAGCAGCTACTCTTTTTATCCCTGCGTTTAAGATAACATGGTTTATGTTATGATGCTCTATGAATCATTCAGACAACAACAGTCCTATATATTAACATTTAAATTCTTTATAATTTCTTTGGTATAATATAATCTACAGAGTTTCATTATTAATCTGACATGATAAAGAAGTCTTAAAACTAGACAAGAACATTTCAGTTTCCAATTAACACTTGACatgaagaagagaaaataaaagatgAAACCTTTTCAAACATACCTTACGATGTTACTGCTGTTGCTATTGCTACTACCGCTCCTCTTTGTGCTCCCACTTCCACTAGACTCAGACAATCTATTCCACCAATCTCTATCCTCTGTTTTCACAGACTCATCCGAGATCGAAGGTCTCGGTGAAACCTGTGAATCTTTAACAGAATCCTTcccctttctcttcttcttcttcttcttgctcgtATCTTTCTTAGATCCAAAGCTAAACGGAAACATCATTTTAAGAAGAAACCCACTATTGTTTCCACCACTGTTTCGACTCGGTTCAACTCGCTTGCCACTCTTCGTCTTCCTCACAACCTTACTTGTTCTCTGAGGCAACTCATCGAAGATCTTCCTCATGTCATTCTCTTCACTCCCCCTTGCTTCGACAAGATCCTTCAAGGAAAGCTCGTAACACGACTCGGGCATCTTACTAACCATCTCCATAAGCTCCCGTTGTCCACGAGCAATAGCCTGAGCCTTTGAATCCGGAGAAAGGCTCGAGTAATTTTCGGGACGGTGATGAGTACTCCTCGGTGGACTTGTACTCCACAGAGTGGGAGAACAGACGCCGGAGTCTGAGTGATCATTGGGAATACTTGGGAAACACAAGTGGTGACTGTAGGTTTTAGCTGAAGGATCTAACATAGCGATGTTGCAAGAACGAGAGAGACAAGATCCGTAAGTGAGTTATGTTCGGAAACAACTCGTT
This genomic interval from Brassica napus cultivar Da-Ae chromosome A6, Da-Ae, whole genome shotgun sequence contains the following:
- the LOC106347355 gene encoding uncharacterized protein LOC106347355 codes for the protein MLDPSAKTYSHHLCFPSIPNDHSDSGVCSPTLWSTSPPRSTHHRPENYSSLSPDSKAQAIARGQRELMEMVSKMPESCYELSLKDLVEARGSEENDMRKIFDELPQRTSKVVRKTKSGKRVEPSRNSGGNNSGFLLKMMFPFSFGSKKDTSKKKKKKRKGKDSVKDSQVSPRPSISDESVKTEDRDWWNRLSESSGSGSTKRSGSSNSNSSNIVRDKKSSCLLSFLWCVRSRD